One stretch of Armigeres subalbatus isolate Guangzhou_Male chromosome 2, GZ_Asu_2, whole genome shotgun sequence DNA includes these proteins:
- the LOC134210362 gene encoding uncharacterized protein K02A2.6-like — MATNSVPAHGEEIQQAILQMADLLQRLATPTPINQEKVLESLSTNMIEFVFDPDNGITFEKWFARYSDLFDNDARNLDDAAKVRLLLRKLDHASHSRYVNYILPRLPKDIQFIDTVSTLKKIFAGKSEAEDIISYGGKLNRACEEFEFAKRLVNLKADTTLIEKPLDLGKKEHQSQRPSKAKGKQLPSTPCWQCGQVHYVRDCPFSDHRCKTCNRVGHKEGYCGCIKKSPGGNSSPAQSTAKKPETKKKKKSGGYSSRGVSVVNHIANRSKKRRFVTTIINDVTTSLQLDSASDITVICEQTWHQLGNPQTTPPSINAVNASGKPLGLIGEFECNVTFNGTTKRGKCFVSSSPSLNVFGIDWIDKFDLWALPFDSICNSISSKSKPAFDDEIQKLRSDHPNVFDDSLGHCTKTKVRLFLKPNEKPVFCPKRPVPFNTIPLVDTELNRLESMGIISPIDFSEWAAPIVAVRKPNGQVRICADYSTGLNNALEANHYPLPTPEEIFAQLAGSRVFSIIDLSDAYLQVEVDDDSKKLLTINTHKGLFKFNRLAPGVKSAPGAFQRLIDSMIADIPGIRSFIDDAIVFGPTWEAHAESLNKLLTRLEQYGFHVKAEKCKFFQTELCYLGHIVDRHGIRPDPEKLQAIDKIPAPTNVTELRSFLGAVNYYGRFVRNIHELRQPLDQLLKKDVKWQWNDRCQQSFKKFKAILQSELLLTHYDPTLPIIVAADASNTGIGAVILHKFADGKLKAVQHASRSLTPAEQGYGQPEKEALALVYAVTKFHKFLLGRHFTLQTDHKPLLEIFGSKKGIPLHTANRLQRWALIMLNYDFDIQHISSNDFGCADMLSRLIDRTARPEEEYVVAAINLEEDIVSIINDSLDKLPVTFTALQQATKKSTVLQ; from the exons ATGGCGACAAATTCAGTTCCGGCACACGGAGAGGAAATCCAGCAAGCGATTCTGCAAATGGCTGACTTGCTCCAACGGTTGGCCACACCGACGCCGATCAACCAGGAGAAAGTTCTAGAGTCCCTTTCCACAAACATGATTGAATTTGTGTTCGATCCCGACAATGGCATCACGTTTGAAAAGTGGTTTGCACGTTATTCGGACCTTTTCGACAACGACGCCCGGAATCTCGATGACGCGGCCAAGGTACGTCTTCTCTTGCGGAAGCTGGATCATGCTTCACACAGCCGCTATGTGAACTACATCCTGCCCAGGCTTCCGAAGGACATCCAGTTCATTGACACGGTTTCCACGCTGAAGAAAATTTTCG CTGGTAAAAGCGAAGCCGAAGACATTATCAGTTACGGAGGAAAGTTAAACCGTGCATGCGAGGAGTTTGAATTCGCAAAA CGACTAGTCAACCTCAAGGCGGACACGACGCTCATCGAAAAACCACTCGATCTCGGAAAAAAGGAGCACCAGTCACAACGTCCATCGAAAGCAAAAGGTAAGCAACTACCATCTACACCATGCTGGCAGTGTGGTCAAGTTCACTACGTCCGTGACTGCCCATTTTCCGACCATCGCTGCAAAACATGCAATCGCGTCGGCCACAAGGAAGGTTACTGCGGCTGCATCAAGAAATCGCCCGGCGGTAATTCCAGCCCAGCTCAATCGACCGCAAAGAAGCCTGaaacgaagaagaaaaagaaatctGGTGGTTACAGTTCCCGAGGGGTCTCCGTGGTGAACCATATTGCGAACCGATCAAAAAAGCGAAGATTTGTGACGACAATCATCAACGATGTCACAACGTCGTTGCAACTTGATTCTGCAAGCGACATCACGGTAATCTGCGAACAAACATGGCATCAGCTGGGTAACCCACAAACGACGCCCCCATCGATCAACGCAGTCAACGCATCCGGTAAACCACTGGGGCTCATTGGCGAGTTTGAATGCAATGTCACGTTCAACGGGACAACGAAACGTGGCAAATGTTTTGTCTCGTCATCCCCTAGCCTCAACGTTTTCGGCATCGATTGGATCGACAAGTTCGATCTGTGGGCACTGCCATTCGATTCGATCTGCAACAGCATCTCTTCAAAAAGCAAACCAGCGTTTGATGACGAGATCCAAAAGCTACGGAGTGACCATCCGAACGTGTTCGACGACTCGCTAGGGCACTGCACAAAGACAAAGGTGAGACTTTTCCTTAAACCTAACGAAAAACCTGTTTTTTGCCCAAAGCGCCCGGTTCCATTCAACACAATTCCATTGGTTGACACCGAGCTAAACCGTCTCGAATCCATGGGAATCATCTCTCCAATCGATTTTTCGGAATGGGCCGCTCCGATCGTAGCTGTCCGTAAGCCCAATGGACAAGTTCGCATCTGCGCGGACTATTCGACAGGACTGAACAATGCGTTGGAAGCAAACCATTATCCTCTGCCGAcgcctgaagaaatttttgctcAGTTGGCTGGTAGTCGTGTCTTTAGCATCATCGATTTGTCGGACGCATACCTACAGGTCGAAGTGGATGACGATTCAAAGAAGCTACTGACCATCAACACGCACAAAGGGCTCTTTAAATTCAATCGTCTTGCTCCAGGGGTGAAATCTGCGCCAGGAGCATTCCAGCGATTGATCGACAGCATGATTGCCGACATTCCAGGCATTCGCTCCTTCATCGATGACGCAATAGTTTTCGGTCCTACCTGGGAGGCGCACGCAGAGTCGCTCAACAAGCTGCTGACTCGACTTGAGCAGTATGGATTCCATGTCAAGGCGGAGAAATGTAAGTTTTTCCAGACTGAACTTTGCTATCTAGGTCACATCGTGGACCGTCATGGTATTCGTCCGGATCCAGAGAAGCTGCAAGCAATCGACAAAATTCCAGCACCAACCAACGTGACCGAACTGCGCTCATTTCTCGGGGCCGTCAACTACTACGGTAGGTTTGTGCGCAACATCCATGAGCTAAGACAACCGCTTGACCAGCTACTAAAGAAGGATGTCAAGTGGCAGTGGAACGACCGATGTCAGCAGTCGTTTAAAAAGTTCAAAGCGATTCTACAGTCCGAGCTTTTATTGACGCACTACGATCCGACGCTACCTATCATCGTTGCAGCAGATGCCTCCAACACTGGTATTGGTGCGGTGATCCTGCACAAATTTGCGGATGGCAAACTGAAAGCCGTTCAACACGCTTCTCGTTCGCTCACTCCCGCCGAGCAAGGTTATGGTCAACCGGAGAAAGAAGCACTGGCGCTTGTCTACGCAGTGACAAAGTTTCATAAATTCCTCCTGGGACGCCACTTCACATTGCAGACTGACCACAAACCACTTCTAGAAATCTTCGGCTCGAAGAAGGGTATTCCGCTCCACACAGCCAACCGACTGCAACGATGGGCGCTAATTATGCTCAATTACGATTTTGACATCCAGCACATTTCTTCCAACGATTTCGGTTGCGCAGACATGCTGTCCCGGCTTATCGACCGTACTGCTCGACCGGAAGAGGAATACGTCGTAGCAGCAATCAACCTGGAAGAAGACATAGTGAGTATCATTAACGACTCGTTAGACAAACTTCCAGTGACATTCACAGCATTACAACAAGCGACGAAGAAGAGCACCGTTCTACAATAG
- the LOC134210363 gene encoding uncharacterized protein K02A2.6-like — MFGRRIRTVSSLLLPQSGCRSPLTRKSKRQNESFNQKHGAIAKIFQPGDSVYAQVHQANSWQWESATVIERIGKVNYNVFLVDRQRLIRSHANQLKKRAADPVRKDSTPLSIFVDEFGLSSPTPVRDPVPAPESPVVPAASERDSGDSEYFSESDFEEEPILEPTVNNKPKRTVRLPARFEPYYLN, encoded by the coding sequence ATGTTCGGAAGGCGTATACGAACAGTTTCGTCACTCCTGCTCCCACAGTCTGGCTGCCGTAGTCCGTTGACAAGAAAATCTAAAAGGCAAAATGAATCGTTTAATCAGAAGCACGGTGCCATTGCGAAGATATTCCAACCCGGTGACTCTGTCTATGCACAAGTACACCAAGCCAATTCCTGGCAATGGGAATCAGCCACCGTAATCGAACGCATCGGGAAGGTCAACTACAATGTTTTCCTGGTAGACAGACAACGGTTGATCCGCTCACACGCGAACCAATTGAAGAAACGCGCGGCTGATCCAGTCCGAAAGGATTCTACACCGCTTTCCATCTTCGTGGACGAGTTCGGGTTATCCAGTCCTACTCCGGTTCGCGATCCAGTTCCTGCTCCAGAGAGTCCCGTGGTACCTGCTGCATCCGAAAGAGATTCTGGCGATTCGGAATACTTCTCTGAGTCCGATTTTGAAGAAGAGCCAATACTAGAACCAACTGTCAACAACAAACCAAAACGAACAGTGCGGCTACCAGCAAGATTCGAGCCGTACTATTTGAACTAA